The proteins below are encoded in one region of Clostridium fermenticellae:
- the cbiG gene encoding cobalt-precorrin 5A hydrolase, which yields MKIAVISVTNSGDTISQKIKSKFDAVLFKKSDVKNKGINNIIKDIISLYDAVIFVSSTGIAVRACAPYIISKDKDPAILVVDSAAKFVISLLSGHLGGANELTLEVSKLLSAVPVITTATDNMGVEAPDTIAKKNKLVIDNLKNVKDISSLLVDKKRVAFMDLRNLIALPKGYEESLNDADGLVYVTHNLKDDFSEFKGQSILKLIRKDIVLGIGCRKNFEFMDMKNRVLEFLRQYNIDTRSVKIISTVEIKKDEQAIINLADYFDAEFRICSLHDIKKIQYKYEGSDFVEKTIGVRSVCEPCVEIVGAKPVTVKIKLQGMTVCMGVL from the coding sequence ATGAAGATAGCGGTAATTAGCGTTACAAATAGCGGAGATACTATTTCTCAAAAAATTAAAAGTAAATTTGATGCAGTTCTGTTTAAAAAATCTGATGTAAAAAATAAGGGGATTAACAATATAATCAAGGATATCATTAGTCTATACGATGCAGTAATATTTGTAAGTTCTACAGGTATAGCGGTAAGGGCATGTGCACCTTATATTATAAGTAAAGATAAAGATCCTGCAATTTTGGTCGTAGATAGTGCTGCCAAGTTTGTTATAAGTCTTTTAAGCGGGCATTTAGGCGGTGCAAATGAATTGACACTTGAAGTCTCTAAGCTACTTTCAGCAGTGCCTGTTATAACAACTGCAACAGATAATATGGGAGTAGAGGCGCCGGATACTATTGCTAAAAAAAATAAACTCGTAATTGATAATCTTAAAAATGTTAAAGATATTTCATCACTTTTAGTTGATAAAAAAAGGGTTGCTTTTATGGATCTTAGGAATCTGATAGCTTTGCCAAAAGGATATGAGGAAAGTTTAAATGATGCTGATGGATTAGTATATGTAACACATAACTTAAAGGACGATTTTAGTGAATTTAAAGGACAGTCAATTTTGAAGCTGATAAGAAAGGATATTGTTCTTGGAATAGGCTGCAGAAAGAACTTTGAATTTATGGATATGAAAAATAGAGTTTTAGAGTTTTTAAGACAGTACAATATAGATACCCGATCAGTTAAGATTATTTCTACAGTTGAGATAAAAAAAGATGAACAGGCAATAATTAATCTTGCAGATTATTTTGATGCTGAATTCAGAATTTGTAGTCTTCATGATATAAAAAAAATCCAATATAAATATGAAGGCAGTGACTTTGTAGAAAAGACTATAGGTGTAAGATCTGTATGTGAACCTTGTGTTGAAATTGTAGGAGCAAAACCTGTAACAGTTAAGATAAAATTACAGGGTATGACTGTGTGTATGGGTGTACTTTGA
- a CDS encoding sirohydrochlorin cobaltochelatase, with product MYMNKKAILVVSFGTSIKTAFESCIESTENAIRESFKDYEVRRAFTSYIIIKKLKAEKNIVIDTPQEALKKLKDDGFDEVYIQPLHIMPGDEYNKIVDKVRIYKDDFEKFVLGRPMLYRTEDYFKTVEALKKQIPKLEKNNCVILMGHGSEHPINAAYALLQYILDEAKPGNVYVATVEGYPMLKQVISKLEERNIKEVMLMPFMLVAGDHAINDMAGNRDDSWKNILEKHGFKVSLYMHGLGENKAFQQIYIHHILDSIDGNPMLEK from the coding sequence ATTTATATGAATAAAAAAGCCATATTAGTTGTAAGCTTTGGAACTAGTATAAAGACAGCATTTGAATCATGTATAGAAAGTACTGAAAATGCTATAAGAGAGAGTTTTAAGGACTATGAGGTAAGAAGGGCGTTTACATCATATATTATAATAAAAAAATTAAAGGCAGAAAAAAATATTGTTATAGATACACCACAGGAAGCACTTAAAAAGTTGAAAGATGATGGTTTTGATGAGGTTTATATTCAACCGCTTCATATAATGCCTGGAGATGAGTACAATAAAATTGTTGATAAAGTGCGAATTTATAAAGATGATTTTGAAAAATTTGTTCTTGGAAGGCCGATGCTATATAGAACTGAAGATTATTTCAAAACAGTGGAGGCATTAAAGAAACAGATTCCTAAATTAGAAAAAAACAATTGTGTAATATTAATGGGACATGGTTCAGAACATCCGATAAATGCAGCTTATGCATTACTTCAATATATATTGGATGAGGCAAAACCTGGTAATGTATATGTAGCTACAGTAGAAGGATACCCTATGCTTAAGCAAGTAATATCGAAGCTTGAAGAAAGAAACATAAAAGAAGTTATGCTTATGCCATTCATGTTGGTGGCTGGCGATCATGCTATTAATGATATGGCAGGAAATCGTGATGATTCATGGAAGAATATACTTGAAAAGCATGGATTTAAAGTAAGTCTTTATATGCATGGGCTAGGAGAAAATAAGGCATTTCAACAAATATATATACATCACATTTTAGATTCTATAGATGGGAATCCAATGCTTGAAAAATAG
- the cobM gene encoding precorrin-4 C(11)-methyltransferase: MKNLVYFIGAGPGDPDLITVKGRNLISDADIIIYAGSLVSSDHFKYCKDKVQIFNSASMTLKEVIGTIKNYFFQGKKIVRLQTGDPSIYGAIKEQMDELQKLNIPYEVVPGVSSFTAAAAAINREFTLPNVSQTVILTRAEGRTPVPQNEDLERLASIGASMALFLSVGMIDKVVSKLRKGYGRNVPVAVIQRATWGDQKCVVGTLDDISKKVKDANITRTAQILVGDFIDCRYDNSLLYDENFSHMFRGSKNEDSGN, encoded by the coding sequence ATGAAAAATTTGGTTTACTTTATAGGAGCGGGTCCGGGAGATCCTGATTTGATTACTGTAAAAGGCAGAAATTTAATATCGGATGCAGATATTATAATATATGCTGGTTCACTTGTGAGCAGTGATCATTTTAAATACTGCAAGGATAAGGTTCAAATATTTAATTCTGCATCAATGACATTAAAGGAAGTTATAGGTACAATAAAAAACTATTTTTTTCAGGGTAAAAAGATAGTCAGGCTTCAGACTGGAGATCCTTCGATATATGGGGCAATAAAAGAGCAGATGGATGAACTCCAAAAATTAAATATACCATATGAGGTAGTTCCGGGTGTTAGTTCATTTACAGCAGCAGCTGCGGCAATAAACAGGGAATTTACTCTTCCAAATGTAAGCCAGACGGTTATACTCACACGTGCGGAAGGCAGGACACCTGTTCCACAAAATGAGGATCTTGAAAGACTTGCATCAATAGGAGCCTCTATGGCATTATTCCTTTCAGTTGGAATGATAGATAAGGTAGTATCAAAACTAAGGAAAGGTTACGGAAGAAATGTACCTGTTGCAGTTATTCAAAGGGCAACATGGGGAGATCAGAAGTGTGTTGTGGGAACTCTTGATGATATATCTAAAAAAGTCAAGGATGCAAATATAACAAGAACGGCGCAAATATTAGTTGGTGATTTTATAGACTGCAGATACGATAATAGTCTCCTTTACGATGAAAACTTTTCCCACATGTTTAGAGGAAGTAAAAATGAAGATAGCGGTAATTAG
- a CDS encoding cobalt-factor II C(20)-methyltransferase encodes MSNESVKSGILYGIGVGPGDAELLTLKAVNTIKKADVIVAPSAHENGKSIALNTVKDFIGEGKEVIIKHFPMGSKDQEDKVYLAFKSIEEKLMEGKDVAFLTIGDPFIYSTYIYLLRYIKEKGYKTETIPGITSFCAAASAAGETIVIGDEGLLVIPASKVDTIRDEKFVVIMKLYKSEEKVLDILDKKGFKYVCVKRAYRYGQQILRVREEILKNKDYMSLILAKR; translated from the coding sequence ATGAGTAATGAATCTGTAAAATCTGGGATCTTGTATGGTATAGGCGTTGGACCCGGGGATGCAGAACTGCTCACTTTAAAGGCAGTTAATACTATAAAAAAGGCTGATGTAATTGTTGCACCATCTGCACATGAAAATGGCAAAAGTATAGCTTTAAATACGGTTAAGGATTTTATAGGTGAGGGAAAAGAGGTTATTATAAAACATTTTCCTATGGGGAGTAAGGACCAGGAGGATAAGGTATATCTTGCATTTAAATCAATAGAAGAGAAGCTAATGGAAGGAAAGGATGTGGCATTTCTTACGATAGGAGATCCATTTATTTACAGTACATATATATATCTATTAAGGTATATAAAGGAAAAAGGATATAAAACAGAAACAATACCTGGAATAACTTCTTTCTGTGCAGCAGCAAGTGCTGCAGGGGAAACTATAGTCATAGGTGATGAAGGACTTTTAGTGATACCAGCATCGAAGGTTGATACTATACGTGATGAAAAATTTGTAGTTATTATGAAATTATATAAGTCAGAAGAAAAAGTACTGGATATTTTAGATAAGAAGGGTTTTAAATATGTGTGCGTAAAAAGGGCTTATAGGTATGGACAGCAAATTTTAAGAGTTAGAGAAGAAATACTGAAAAATAAAGATTATATGTCTTTGATTTTGGCAAAAAGATAG
- the cobJ gene encoding precorrin-3B C(17)-methyltransferase yields MGKLYVVSIGPGGLEYMTIKALDVIKKSDVIVGYTKYIELIGDLIKDKIVFSTGMHGEIERCKKALELSKDNTVSIISTGDAGIYGMAGLILELKKDEDVEIIPGVTASSSAASILGAPLMHDNCNISLSDLMTPYEIIKKRVEFAAKGDFVISLYNPRSKGRPNYLMECINIIKNYRKGDTPAAVVKNALRNEQKYKIFTLDTFDDFGVDMLSIVIIGNSLSFVKNGEFITPRGYNINRKG; encoded by the coding sequence ATGGGAAAACTGTATGTAGTCAGCATAGGACCTGGAGGGCTTGAATATATGACAATAAAGGCCCTTGATGTAATAAAAAAAAGTGATGTTATAGTTGGATATACTAAATATATTGAACTTATAGGTGATTTAATTAAGGATAAGATTGTATTTTCAACAGGAATGCATGGAGAAATTGAAAGATGCAAAAAGGCACTTGAGCTTTCAAAAGACAATACTGTATCAATAATAAGTACTGGAGATGCTGGAATATATGGAATGGCAGGACTTATATTAGAACTTAAAAAAGATGAGGATGTAGAAATAATACCGGGAGTTACTGCTTCATCATCGGCGGCATCTATATTGGGAGCACCACTTATGCATGACAACTGTAATATAAGTTTAAGCGATCTTATGACTCCATATGAAATCATAAAGAAGAGAGTTGAATTTGCCGCAAAAGGTGATTTTGTAATATCACTTTATAATCCGCGAAGCAAGGGAAGACCGAATTATTTAATGGAATGTATCAATATAATAAAAAATTATAGAAAAGGAGATACACCTGCGGCAGTTGTAAAAAATGCGTTGAGAAATGAACAAAAATATAAAATATTTACACTTGATACATTTGATGATTTCGGTGTTGATATGCTCTCAATAGTTATAATCGGGAATAGTTTAAGTTTTGTTAAAAATGGAGAATTCATAACACCCAGAGGATACAATATTAATAGAAAAGGATGA